A window from Trinickia violacea encodes these proteins:
- a CDS encoding 2-keto-3-deoxygluconate permease, which produces MAQFPIKRSIERVPGGMMIVPLLIGALVATFMPGMPKFFGSFTNALFTGALPILAVFYVCMGASIDVKATPYLVKKGGALLVTKVGSAIVVGVILGHLIGEQPVSAGLFAGISTLAVVAAMNDTNGGLYMALMGQYGRSEDVGAYTLMSLESGPFLTMVTLGVAGLAAFPWQTLVGSILPLAVGMLLGNLDREMRDFLAKAVPVMIPFFALALGAGLDLHKVWQAGLLGIVLGVAVVVVTGIPLYLADRLTGGTGVAGVAAANTAGNAAAVPALVAAANPIYEEAAKSATLLVAACVVVTAILSPMLTAAVAKRFQRRVAQTKPSAELAR; this is translated from the coding sequence ATGGCCCAATTCCCCATCAAGCGTTCTATTGAACGCGTGCCCGGCGGCATGATGATCGTGCCGCTGCTCATCGGGGCGCTTGTCGCTACCTTCATGCCCGGCATGCCGAAGTTTTTCGGGTCGTTCACCAATGCGCTGTTCACCGGGGCGCTGCCGATCCTCGCCGTCTTCTACGTCTGCATGGGCGCGAGCATCGACGTGAAAGCCACCCCTTATCTCGTGAAGAAGGGTGGCGCGCTGCTCGTCACGAAAGTCGGTTCGGCGATCGTCGTCGGGGTGATTCTCGGGCATTTGATCGGCGAGCAGCCGGTGTCGGCGGGTCTGTTCGCGGGGATCTCGACGCTCGCCGTCGTGGCTGCGATGAACGACACGAACGGTGGCTTGTATATGGCGCTGATGGGGCAATATGGCCGCTCCGAAGACGTCGGCGCGTACACGTTGATGTCGCTCGAATCGGGACCGTTCCTGACGATGGTTACGCTCGGCGTGGCCGGGTTGGCTGCGTTCCCGTGGCAAACGCTGGTGGGCAGCATTCTGCCGCTTGCGGTCGGCATGCTGCTCGGCAATCTCGATCGTGAAATGCGCGACTTTCTGGCGAAGGCTGTGCCGGTGATGATCCCGTTCTTCGCACTCGCGCTTGGCGCGGGATTGGATCTGCACAAAGTGTGGCAAGCCGGGCTGCTCGGGATCGTGCTGGGCGTCGCCGTCGTGGTCGTGACGGGTATTCCGCTTTACCTCGCCGACCGCTTGACGGGCGGCACCGGTGTCGCGGGCGTGGCAGCCGCCAATACGGCGGGCAACGCCGCCGCCGTTCCGGCGCTCGTCGCCGCGGCCAATCCCATCTATGAAGAGGCGGCCAAGAGCGCGACGCTGCTCGTCGCAGCGTGCGTCGTCGTGACAGCGATCCTGTCGCCGATGCTGACCGCCGCCGTGGCGAAACGTTTTCAGCGGCGCGTTGCACAGACGAAGCCAAGCGCGGAGCTCGCTCGATGA
- a CDS encoding four-carbon acid sugar kinase family protein, whose translation MKLLIVADDLSGAADCAVGFAAAGHRAVVTLDAANAADCATADVVAVDTDTRRHASADAARHTVAAYVALHATGRKLYKKIDSTLRGNWAIEVAALQPLAGLAIVAPAFPATGRTLVGGRVFVNGVPLEDTDTWRLENDGRRADVAAMLADAGLAAASLDAEALRGDPETLAARIASITASGAQAVVVDTQTEEALHVLAQATIDSDGAWFWVGSGGLAREIASLSRRDSAAETSGEHHPGAPILTLVGTLSAVGDKQCAMLREHGGVNERVVPPAMLREGPRHGDWLTWQAQIGALLSHGEDLLLRIGRDDAFDPAEGARLSQALAELVEPHVTKTGGLIATGGETARALLSVAGIGALQLVDEVEAGVAIARPLGEARSHRPGIVTKAGAFGTDRALYAAWLRLRSTDDRAAATR comes from the coding sequence ATGAAACTCTTGATCGTCGCCGATGATCTTTCCGGCGCCGCCGATTGCGCAGTCGGATTCGCGGCCGCGGGTCATCGCGCGGTCGTGACGCTCGATGCGGCGAATGCTGCCGACTGCGCAACCGCGGACGTCGTCGCCGTGGATACCGACACGCGACGCCATGCTTCGGCCGACGCCGCACGGCACACCGTCGCCGCGTACGTGGCGTTGCATGCCACGGGGCGCAAGCTCTACAAAAAAATCGACTCGACCTTGCGCGGCAATTGGGCGATTGAGGTCGCGGCGTTGCAGCCGCTCGCCGGGCTCGCGATCGTCGCGCCTGCGTTTCCCGCGACTGGCCGCACGCTCGTGGGCGGCCGCGTGTTCGTGAACGGCGTGCCGCTCGAAGATACCGACACATGGCGGCTCGAAAACGACGGCCGCCGCGCCGACGTCGCCGCGATGCTGGCCGATGCGGGGCTCGCGGCCGCAAGTCTCGACGCCGAGGCGCTGCGCGGCGACCCCGAAACGCTGGCGGCGCGCATCGCGTCGATTACGGCGAGCGGAGCGCAGGCGGTCGTCGTCGATACGCAGACCGAAGAAGCGCTGCACGTCTTGGCACAGGCGACGATAGATAGCGACGGCGCGTGGTTTTGGGTCGGTTCGGGCGGCCTCGCGCGCGAGATCGCCTCGCTGAGCCGCCGCGATAGCGCGGCTGAAACATCCGGCGAACACCATCCAGGCGCGCCGATCCTGACCCTGGTCGGCACGCTGTCGGCGGTCGGCGACAAGCAGTGCGCCATGCTGCGCGAACACGGCGGGGTCAACGAGCGGGTCGTGCCGCCCGCGATGTTGCGCGAAGGGCCGCGGCACGGCGACTGGCTCACATGGCAGGCGCAAATTGGCGCGCTGTTATCGCATGGCGAAGACCTGTTGCTGCGCATCGGCCGCGACGACGCGTTCGATCCGGCAGAAGGCGCGCGGCTCTCACAGGCCCTCGCCGAACTCGTCGAACCGCACGTCACGAAGACGGGCGGACTGATTGCGACGGGCGGCGAGACGGCGCGCGCGCTGTTGAGCGTTGCGGGGATCGGCGCGCTGCAACTGGTGGACGAAGTCGAGGCGGGTGTCGCCATCGCGCGGCCGCTTGGTGAGGCGCGTTCGCACCGTCCCGGCATCGTCACGAAGGCGGGCGCGTTCGGCACCGACCGCGCGCTGTACGCGGCGTGGCTGCGCCTGCGCAGCACCGACGATAGGGCCGCCGCCACGCGTTGA
- the pdxA gene encoding 4-hydroxythreonine-4-phosphate dehydrogenase PdxA — MNHYLPVIGITMGDAAGVGAEVVVKSLAHASVYEQCRPLVIGDAKRLERANEIVGGALSVRRIEDASEARYEQGKIDCIDLGLIPDELPFGELSALAGDAAYRYIARAVELAQAGKIDAICTAPLNKEALHAGGHKYPGHTEMLAHLTGVDEVSMMLVAPQLRVIHVTTHIGIIDAIRKIEPGLVQRTIERGHATLVKAGIEKPRIGVCGINPHAGENGLFGYGEEEEKIIPAVKVLQARGLDVTGPLPADTLFYRAGRGDFDLVVAMYHDQGHGPIKVLGLEAGVNVTVGLEVIRTSVDHGTAFDIAGKGVVDEGSMLEALRQGAELATRRG, encoded by the coding sequence ATGAACCACTACCTTCCCGTTATCGGCATCACGATGGGCGATGCGGCGGGCGTCGGCGCGGAAGTCGTCGTCAAGAGCCTCGCGCATGCGTCGGTGTACGAGCAATGCCGGCCGCTCGTGATCGGCGATGCGAAGCGCCTCGAGCGCGCCAACGAGATCGTCGGCGGCGCATTGAGCGTGCGCCGCATCGAAGACGCCAGCGAAGCGCGCTACGAGCAAGGCAAGATCGACTGTATCGACCTCGGCCTGATTCCCGACGAGTTGCCTTTCGGCGAGCTCTCGGCGCTGGCGGGCGACGCGGCGTATCGCTACATCGCGCGCGCGGTCGAGCTCGCGCAGGCGGGCAAGATCGATGCGATCTGCACGGCGCCGCTCAACAAGGAAGCGCTGCATGCGGGCGGTCACAAGTATCCGGGGCACACTGAAATGCTCGCGCACCTGACGGGCGTCGACGAAGTGTCGATGATGCTCGTCGCGCCGCAGCTGCGCGTGATCCACGTGACGACGCATATCGGCATCATCGATGCGATCCGCAAGATCGAGCCGGGCCTCGTGCAACGCACGATCGAGCGCGGCCATGCGACGCTCGTGAAGGCCGGTATCGAGAAGCCGCGCATCGGGGTGTGCGGCATCAATCCACACGCGGGCGAGAATGGCCTCTTTGGCTATGGCGAAGAAGAAGAGAAGATCATTCCGGCCGTGAAGGTGCTGCAAGCGCGCGGGCTCGACGTCACCGGGCCGCTGCCGGCCGACACGCTGTTTTACCGGGCCGGACGCGGCGACTTCGATCTCGTGGTCGCGATGTATCACGACCAGGGCCACGGGCCGATCAAGGTGCTCGGGCTCGAGGCGGGTGTCAACGTGACGGTCGGGCTCGAGGTGATCCGCACGTCGGTCGACCACGGTACCGCGTTCGATATCGCGGGTAAGGGCGTGGTCGACGAGGGCAGCATGCTCGAAGCGCTGCGGCAGGGCGCGGAGCTCGCGACGCGCCGGGGCTAA